Proteins encoded within one genomic window of Streptomyces profundus:
- a CDS encoding maleate cis-trans isomerase family protein produces MDVSFLGGPQPQRGIGVVAPFDFALDRELWRWVPDDVSLHLTRTPFVPVEVSLDLARLVSEHETLREAVRALIAVSPEAVAYACTSGSFVGGVAGERAMSAAMAQAGEVPSFTTSGALLMALRELGARRIAVVTPYTKSVTDALEDFLQEAGVQVCGRSYLGLTREIWRVGYRDVVDMAREAVGDAPDALFISCTNLPTYDVIPQLEAELRMPVISANQVTIWAALRRIGKSAVGPYQALLDAAARSGPASMAPAPVVEPLSPSQPIADPPLPEPALAEATEAAQSYPDAYPDVFPDVYPDEER; encoded by the coding sequence ATGGATGTCTCGTTTTTGGGTGGGCCGCAACCGCAACGCGGTATCGGAGTCGTAGCGCCATTCGATTTCGCCCTCGACCGTGAGCTGTGGCGTTGGGTACCGGACGACGTCTCGCTCCATCTCACCAGGACTCCCTTCGTGCCCGTCGAGGTCAGCCTGGACCTCGCCCGGCTGGTCAGCGAGCACGAGACGCTGCGCGAGGCCGTGCGCGCGTTGATCGCCGTCAGTCCCGAGGCGGTGGCCTACGCCTGCACCTCGGGCAGTTTCGTCGGCGGGGTCGCCGGGGAACGGGCGATGAGCGCCGCCATGGCCCAGGCGGGCGAGGTCCCCTCGTTCACCACCTCGGGTGCGCTGCTGATGGCGCTGCGCGAGCTGGGCGCCCGCCGGATCGCGGTGGTCACCCCGTACACCAAATCCGTCACCGACGCGCTTGAGGACTTCCTCCAGGAGGCCGGGGTCCAGGTCTGCGGGCGCAGCTATCTGGGCCTGACCAGGGAGATCTGGCGGGTCGGCTACCGAGACGTGGTCGACATGGCCCGCGAGGCGGTGGGCGATGCCCCGGACGCGCTCTTCATCAGCTGTACCAACCTGCCGACCTACGATGTGATCCCCCAGCTGGAGGCCGAGCTGCGGATGCCGGTGATCTCGGCCAACCAGGTCACCATCTGGGCGGCGCTGCGCCGCATCGGAAAGTCCGCCGTGGGCCCCTACCAGGCCCTGCTCGACGCGGCGGCGCGCAGCGGCCCGGCCTCGATGGCGCCGGCGCCGGTCGTCGAGCCGCTCTCGCCCAGCCAGCCGATCGCCGACCCGCCGCTCCCGGAACCGGCCCTCGCCGAGGCCACCGAGGCGGCCCAGAGCTACCCGGACGCGTATCCGGACGTCTTCCCCGACGTGTACCCCGATGAGGAAAGGTGA
- a CDS encoding phosphatase PAP2 family protein, whose protein sequence is MPRERPRWWTELLLILVAYGAYTCARLLARGDVSTAVDNGLSILRLERALWLHAEEPLNELFTQEPWLGVPSSFAYASLHYLVTPLILLWLFRYHPVRYRLMRTWLLASTMMGLIGFTLMPTSPPRLLPGGQGFVDSLAQYSGWGWWADEASAPSGMGDFTNQYAAMPSLHVGWAVWCGVALWHYGSRSVWMRATAVGYPLITTIVVMGTANHYFLDAVAGVAVMIAGLLLARPLLRLSGRIRARFGRAEQATSGYAALPTIEEHARRPRPRAMEDGAASGAPGATPTVPRARHNGSGQQERHLTPPS, encoded by the coding sequence ATGCCCCGAGAGCGGCCACGTTGGTGGACCGAACTACTGCTGATCCTGGTCGCGTATGGGGCCTACACCTGCGCCAGACTGCTGGCCAGGGGCGACGTCTCCACAGCGGTGGACAACGGGTTGAGCATTCTCCGGCTGGAGCGCGCCCTCTGGTTGCACGCCGAGGAACCGCTCAACGAGCTGTTCACCCAGGAGCCTTGGCTGGGCGTGCCCTCGTCCTTCGCCTATGCCTCCCTGCACTATCTCGTGACGCCGCTGATACTGCTGTGGCTCTTCCGCTACCATCCCGTCCGCTATCGCCTGATGCGCACCTGGCTGCTGGCGTCGACGATGATGGGGCTCATCGGCTTCACGCTGATGCCCACGAGCCCGCCTCGTCTGCTGCCGGGCGGCCAGGGCTTCGTGGACAGCCTGGCGCAGTACAGCGGCTGGGGCTGGTGGGCCGACGAGGCGAGCGCCCCCAGCGGCATGGGCGACTTCACCAACCAGTATGCCGCCATGCCGAGCCTCCACGTCGGTTGGGCGGTGTGGTGCGGGGTCGCACTGTGGCACTACGGGTCGCGTTCGGTATGGATGCGCGCCACCGCCGTCGGATACCCGTTGATCACCACCATCGTGGTGATGGGCACCGCCAACCACTACTTCCTGGACGCGGTCGCCGGCGTCGCCGTGATGATCGCCGGGCTGCTGCTGGCCAGGCCGCTGCTGCGGCTCTCGGGCCGGATCAGGGCCCGCTTCGGCCGGGCCGAGCAGGCCACCTCCGGCTATGCCGCCCTCCCCACCATCGAGGAGCACGCCCGGCGCCCGCGCCCGCGCGCGATGGAGGACGGCGCGGCCTCGGGCGCCCCCGGCGCCACCCCCACGGTGCCGCGCGCCCGGCACAATGGATCAGGGCAGCAAGAACGCCACCTCACTCCGCCGTCCTGA
- a CDS encoding spermidine synthase, whose protein sequence is MAGRRARRSADRRETTEEVGGGVARLVPDQDRAGSWELLLDGAPQSHVDLVDPTRLVFEYQRRLGHVIDLLAPAGRPVNVLHLGGGALTLARYVAVTRPRSTQQVAEPDTRLTALIRRELPLPDGGRVRVRAQDARAVLAKVGEDWADLVITDVFADARTPAHCTSVEFLDEVRQVLVPGGWYAVNCTDGPPLAHLRGQAATLMARFAEVCLLIEPAVLRGRRFGNGVLCAADHPLPTRDLGHRAAGDPFPARLLTGRDLTDFRAGAVPVTDATARPSPPPPAGAFG, encoded by the coding sequence GTGGCAGGAAGAAGAGCGCGGCGCTCGGCCGACCGGCGGGAGACGACCGAAGAGGTGGGCGGCGGCGTCGCCAGGCTGGTGCCCGACCAGGACCGGGCCGGCTCCTGGGAGTTGTTGCTGGACGGCGCCCCGCAGTCCCATGTGGATCTCGTCGACCCCACGCGGCTGGTCTTCGAGTACCAACGACGGCTCGGCCATGTGATCGACCTGCTCGCCCCGGCTGGACGGCCCGTCAACGTGCTGCATCTGGGCGGCGGCGCGTTGACCCTGGCCCGCTATGTCGCGGTGACCAGACCGCGTTCCACCCAGCAGGTGGCGGAGCCCGACACCAGGTTGACGGCGCTGATCCGGCGCGAACTGCCGCTGCCGGACGGCGGCCGGGTGCGGGTGCGCGCACAGGACGCGCGGGCGGTCCTCGCCAAGGTCGGCGAGGACTGGGCCGATCTGGTCATCACGGATGTCTTCGCGGACGCGCGCACCCCGGCCCACTGCACCAGCGTCGAGTTCCTCGACGAGGTGCGGCAGGTCCTGGTACCCGGCGGTTGGTACGCCGTCAACTGCACGGACGGCCCACCGCTCGCTCATCTGCGGGGACAGGCCGCCACCCTGATGGCGAGGTTCGCCGAGGTGTGCCTGCTGATCGAGCCCGCGGTGCTGCGCGGGCGCCGGTTCGGCAACGGCGTGCTCTGCGCGGCGGATCACCCGCTGCCCACCCGTGATCTGGGGCACCGGGCGGCCGGCGACCCCTTCCCCGCACGGCTGTTGACCGGGCGCGACCTGACGGACTTCAGGGCCGGCGCGGTCCCGGTGACCGATGCCACGGCGCGTCCCTCGCCGCCCCCGCCCGCGGGCGCCTTCGGCTGA
- a CDS encoding D-2-hydroxyacid dehydrogenase, whose amino-acid sequence MTAPRVLVLDADPLPRLDRIADRADVLHSDADTLAKHLPDADVLLVWDFTSDAVRHAWPGGGPRPRWVHTASAGVDRLLFPELTKSDAVITNARGVFDRPIAEYVAGLVLAFAKDFHGSWEAQREHRWQHRETAKVHGSRALVVGSGPIGRRIGAMLQALGVVVELVGRRARLRDPAFGRVHAADSLPELLPEADWVVCAAPLTSATTGLFDADTFALMRPTARLINVGRGAHVVEDDLAEALRSGRLAGAALDVFGEEPLPAGSPLWEVPGLVVSPHMSGDTFGWRDDLAEQFLDNFDRWLAGRPLFNVVDKKLGYVRTEDT is encoded by the coding sequence ATGACCGCACCTCGTGTCCTGGTTCTGGACGCTGACCCCCTGCCCCGACTCGACCGGATCGCCGACCGCGCCGACGTGCTGCACAGCGACGCGGACACGCTGGCCAAGCACCTGCCCGACGCCGACGTCCTGCTGGTCTGGGACTTCACCTCGGACGCGGTCCGACACGCCTGGCCGGGCGGCGGGCCTCGGCCACGCTGGGTACACACCGCCAGCGCCGGCGTCGACCGCCTGCTCTTTCCGGAACTGACCAAATCGGACGCCGTGATCACCAACGCCCGTGGCGTCTTTGACCGTCCCATCGCCGAATATGTGGCAGGACTTGTGTTGGCCTTCGCCAAAGATTTTCACGGAAGCTGGGAGGCCCAGCGGGAGCACCGCTGGCAACACCGTGAGACGGCCAAGGTCCACGGCAGTAGGGCCCTGGTCGTCGGCTCGGGCCCGATCGGTCGGCGGATCGGGGCGATGTTGCAGGCCCTCGGCGTGGTGGTGGAGCTGGTCGGCCGCCGCGCCAGGCTCCGCGACCCCGCCTTCGGGCGGGTACACGCCGCCGACTCACTCCCCGAACTTCTTCCCGAAGCGGACTGGGTGGTCTGCGCCGCGCCGCTCACCAGCGCCACCACCGGCCTCTTCGACGCGGACACCTTCGCCCTGATGCGGCCGACGGCGCGCCTGATCAACGTCGGCAGGGGGGCGCATGTGGTGGAGGACGACCTCGCCGAGGCGCTGCGCTCCGGGCGGCTGGCCGGCGCCGCCCTCGACGTCTTCGGCGAGGAGCCGCTCCCCGCGGGGAGCCCGCTGTGGGAGGTGCCGGGGCTGGTGGTCTCGCCACATATGAGCGGCGACACCTTCGGGTGGCGGGACGACCTCGCGGAGCAGTTTCTGGACAACTTCGATCGGTGGTTGGCGGGGCGGCCCCTGTTCAATGTCGTGGACAAGAAGCTCGGCTACGTACGCACGGAGGACACATGA
- a CDS encoding maleate cis-trans isomerase family protein, which translates to MVATVGFLYPGHSAEDEFPRLEALLNEAGAQVRLPLTHTDIGTDAHRVDALLEMGSVDRLKAGLAELAAGHPVEAVVWACTSASFVYGYEGAQEQARQLSAAAGLPASSTSFAFAGAIAALGVSRVAIAATYPEDVAALFADFLKATGVEVVAMRGSGIITAAEVGTWGRDEVARLAGEGDDPAAEAVLLPDTALHTVAWLPELEEALGKPVLTANQVTAWEGLRLLGHRAVCPALGRLFARPAVS; encoded by the coding sequence ATGGTCGCCACGGTCGGTTTTCTGTACCCGGGCCACTCCGCCGAGGACGAGTTCCCACGCCTTGAGGCGCTGCTGAACGAGGCCGGGGCCCAGGTGCGGCTGCCGCTGACGCACACCGACATCGGCACGGACGCGCACCGGGTCGACGCCCTGCTGGAGATGGGCTCGGTGGACCGGCTGAAGGCGGGACTGGCCGAGCTGGCCGCCGGCCATCCTGTCGAGGCGGTGGTCTGGGCCTGCACCTCGGCCAGCTTCGTCTACGGCTACGAGGGGGCCCAGGAGCAGGCCCGTCAGCTGTCCGCGGCGGCCGGGCTGCCCGCGTCCAGCACCTCCTTCGCCTTCGCGGGCGCCATCGCCGCGCTGGGCGTCTCGCGGGTCGCCATCGCCGCCACCTACCCGGAGGACGTGGCCGCTCTCTTCGCCGACTTCCTGAAGGCGACCGGCGTCGAGGTGGTCGCGATGCGCGGCAGCGGCATCATCACCGCGGCCGAGGTCGGCACCTGGGGGAGGGACGAGGTGGCGCGGCTGGCCGGCGAGGGGGACGATCCGGCGGCCGAGGCCGTGCTGCTGCCGGACACCGCGCTGCACACCGTGGCGTGGCTGCCCGAGCTGGAGGAGGCGCTCGGCAAGCCGGTCCTCACGGCCAACCAGGTCACCGCCTGGGAGGGGCTGCGGCTGCTGGGCCACCGCGCCGTCTGCCCCGCGCTGGGCCGCCTCTTCGCCCGCCCGGCCGTCTCCTGA
- a CDS encoding histidine phosphatase family protein, producing MAARVLLVRHGRTAWSVSGRHTGLTDVPLLDEGREQARALGERLRAEPWNGLPGARVRTSPLSRARDTCVLAGFGERATSWDALREWDYGEAEGLTTEEIARARGGSWVIWRDGVRGGESMEQLAERADEVVAWARASEKDSVLFAHGHVLRAVAARWLGQEVGFAARLRLDAGALCVLSWAYGEPAVERWNDSGHLA from the coding sequence ATGGCAGCGCGCGTCCTGTTGGTCCGGCACGGGCGAACCGCCTGGTCGGTGTCCGGGCGACACACCGGGCTGACGGATGTTCCCCTGTTGGACGAGGGCCGGGAACAGGCGAGAGCACTGGGCGAGCGGCTGCGCGCCGAGCCGTGGAACGGGCTCCCGGGGGCCAGGGTCCGCACCAGCCCGCTGTCCCGGGCCAGGGACACCTGCGTGCTGGCGGGGTTCGGCGAGCGCGCCACCTCCTGGGACGCGCTGCGGGAGTGGGACTACGGCGAGGCGGAGGGGCTGACCACCGAGGAGATCGCCAGGGCGAGGGGCGGCAGCTGGGTGATCTGGCGGGACGGCGTGCGCGGCGGGGAGAGCATGGAGCAACTCGCCGAGCGCGCCGACGAGGTGGTGGCCTGGGCGCGCGCGTCCGAGAAGGACAGCGTGCTCTTCGCCCACGGGCATGTGCTGCGGGCGGTCGCGGCGCGCTGGCTGGGCCAGGAGGTCGGCTTCGCCGCCCGGCTGCGCCTGGACGCCGGCGCGCTGTGCGTGCTGTCCTGGGCCTACGGCGAGCCGGCCGTCGAACGCTGGAACGACTCCGGGCATCTGGCCTGA
- a CDS encoding putative bifunctional diguanylate cyclase/phosphodiesterase — translation MNGPPEGPGQTPGGGLAATPHAITESEVLRDYQAAFRIAALPMALVDRSGQILSANPALGTLLGIAPDELTGRTADSVAGLGLDDRAQGSYHAVLSGHRELLHCTRRLKHTDGHTLWADITVAPTGGQRTVALLTVSDISERRDLQDRLRHIEMHDPVTRLPNRALFFERLNNALSDSATGRIGLCYLGLDGFKAVNDTLGHRVGDQLLGAAARRLTECATGAGGHLVARLGGDEFAVLVESSTSTEQLTVLAGAMLAALQHPFDLEGQRLAVSASIGVVERECATTTPTDLMQAADTTLYWAKADGKARWTLFDPERNAHRMTRQSLSSTLRHAVERGEFTLEYQPIVGLADDIVRGAEALVRWRHPQFGLLGPDRFIGLAEENGAIVPLGRWVLNEACRQARRWQQEHPGPPLFVSVNVAVRQVWDSDLVNDVACALRESGLPSGLLQLELTESAVMGSAGRPLQALQALSDMGVRIAIDDFGTGYSNLAYLSRLPVRALKLDGTFVRGFRTARHLNPADETIVTSLVQLAHKLGLTVTAECVEGPAQAERLRRIGCDTGQGWHYARPLPPDHLAAMLAGRG, via the coding sequence GTGAACGGACCCCCCGAAGGACCGGGCCAGACCCCCGGAGGCGGCCTGGCCGCGACTCCCCACGCCATCACGGAGAGTGAAGTTCTCCGGGATTACCAGGCCGCGTTCCGCATCGCGGCGCTGCCCATGGCTCTGGTGGACAGATCCGGCCAGATCCTCTCCGCCAACCCCGCCCTTGGCACCCTCCTCGGCATCGCCCCGGACGAGCTGACGGGTCGCACCGCGGACTCGGTGGCCGGCCTCGGCCTGGACGACCGCGCGCAGGGCTCCTACCACGCGGTGCTCTCCGGACACCGGGAACTGCTCCACTGCACGCGCAGGTTGAAGCACACGGACGGCCACACCCTGTGGGCGGACATCACGGTGGCGCCCACCGGCGGTCAGCGCACCGTGGCGCTGCTGACGGTGTCCGACATCAGCGAGCGGCGGGACCTCCAGGACCGGTTGCGGCACATCGAGATGCACGATCCGGTGACCCGGCTGCCCAACCGCGCCCTGTTCTTCGAACGGCTCAACAACGCGTTGAGCGATTCGGCGACCGGCCGGATCGGGCTGTGCTACCTGGGGCTCGACGGCTTCAAGGCCGTGAACGACACCCTCGGCCACCGGGTCGGGGACCAGCTGCTGGGCGCGGCGGCCCGACGCCTCACCGAGTGCGCCACGGGCGCCGGCGGACATCTGGTGGCTCGTCTCGGCGGCGACGAGTTCGCGGTGCTGGTGGAGAGCTCCACCAGCACCGAACAGCTGACGGTGCTGGCGGGGGCCATGCTGGCGGCGCTACAGCACCCGTTCGACCTGGAGGGGCAGCGCCTGGCGGTTTCGGCCAGCATCGGCGTGGTGGAGCGAGAATGCGCCACCACCACGCCCACGGATCTGATGCAGGCCGCCGACACCACCCTGTACTGGGCCAAGGCGGACGGCAAGGCCCGCTGGACGCTGTTCGACCCGGAGCGCAACGCCCACCGGATGACCCGGCAGTCGCTCTCCTCCACGCTGCGCCACGCGGTGGAGCGCGGCGAGTTCACGTTGGAGTACCAGCCCATCGTGGGGCTCGCCGACGACATCGTGCGCGGCGCCGAGGCGCTGGTGCGCTGGCGGCATCCGCAGTTCGGCCTGCTGGGCCCCGACCGGTTCATCGGCCTGGCCGAGGAGAACGGCGCGATCGTCCCGCTGGGCCGCTGGGTGCTCAACGAGGCGTGCCGTCAGGCCCGCCGCTGGCAGCAGGAGCACCCGGGGCCGCCGCTGTTCGTCTCGGTGAACGTGGCGGTCCGTCAGGTGTGGGACTCGGATCTGGTGAACGACGTGGCGTGCGCGCTGCGCGAGTCGGGGCTGCCGTCGGGGCTGCTTCAGCTGGAGCTGACGGAGTCCGCGGTGATGGGGTCGGCCGGCCGGCCCCTCCAGGCGCTCCAGGCGCTCTCCGACATGGGGGTGCGGATCGCCATCGACGACTTCGGCACCGGCTACTCCAACCTGGCCTATCTGAGCCGACTCCCCGTGCGCGCGCTCAAGTTGGACGGAACCTTCGTGCGCGGTTTCCGTACCGCGCGGCACCTCAACCCGGCGGACGAGACCATCGTGACCTCGCTGGTGCAGCTGGCCCACAAGCTGGGCCTGACGGTGACGGCCGAGTGTGTGGAGGGTCCGGCGCAGGCCGAGCGGCTGCGGCGCATCGGCTGCGACACGGGCCAGGGCTGGCACTATGCCAGGCCGCTACCGCCCGATCACCTGGCCGCCATGCTGGCCGGCCGCGGCTGA
- a CDS encoding M6 family metalloprotease domain-containing protein codes for MRRDHRRPAAVLTALAALLATTMTSAPGTGALADAPCGLPRSGVHHSLGLDSWNGDYPKPVGSVRAVMLFLSFPDATPKLTPDRIAEDYFPATSDYFDQASYGRLSLETEIVDEWLGMPADSGDYGIQRDWPAELRADYLHDALAVVAPRVDLAAFDIVYLVADPDAPGVDSDATKVVNFNSPITIGDAEIRRLVTVFEHRRPDRNVLAHETGHVFDLPDLYNRPEEGMGDWDTHVGDWDLMGSQFGLGPDLFGWHKWKLGWLDAEHVACAHPTGTSLHTLQPLGAPLDDSSPRADTRIAVIRTGPVEALVAEARTPVGNDTGICTRGVLLYRVRSDVASAEGPIEVVDGHPDTEGCHGTSVHPRLADAPLESGESYFDEDTGVRVEVGDRTATGGWDIKVARE; via the coding sequence GTGCGCCGTGATCACCGCCGACCCGCCGCCGTACTGACGGCGCTCGCCGCCCTGCTGGCCACCACCATGACCTCGGCCCCCGGCACCGGCGCCCTCGCCGACGCCCCCTGTGGCCTGCCGCGCTCCGGCGTGCACCACTCGTTGGGGCTGGACAGCTGGAACGGCGACTACCCCAAGCCCGTGGGCTCGGTCAGGGCCGTGATGCTCTTCCTGTCCTTCCCCGACGCCACCCCCAAACTCACCCCGGACCGCATCGCCGAGGACTACTTCCCAGCCACCAGCGACTACTTCGACCAGGCCTCCTACGGCCGGCTCAGCCTGGAGACGGAGATCGTCGACGAGTGGCTCGGCATGCCGGCCGACTCGGGGGACTACGGCATACAGCGGGACTGGCCGGCGGAGCTGCGCGCCGACTACCTCCACGACGCCCTCGCGGTGGTCGCCCCCCGCGTCGACCTCGCCGCCTTCGACATCGTCTATCTGGTCGCCGACCCGGACGCCCCAGGCGTGGACTCGGACGCGACCAAGGTCGTCAACTTCAACAGCCCGATCACCATCGGGGACGCCGAGATCCGCCGTCTGGTCACCGTCTTCGAGCACCGGCGTCCCGACCGGAACGTGCTGGCGCACGAGACCGGCCACGTCTTCGACCTCCCCGACCTCTACAACCGGCCCGAGGAGGGCATGGGCGACTGGGACACCCATGTGGGGGACTGGGACCTGATGGGAAGCCAGTTCGGGCTCGGACCCGATCTCTTCGGATGGCACAAGTGGAAGCTGGGATGGCTGGACGCCGAACATGTCGCCTGTGCCCACCCGACGGGCACCAGCCTGCACACACTCCAGCCGCTCGGCGCCCCGCTGGACGACAGCAGCCCACGCGCCGACACCCGTATCGCGGTGATCCGCACGGGCCCGGTCGAGGCCCTGGTCGCCGAGGCGCGCACCCCCGTCGGCAACGACACCGGCATCTGCACCAGGGGGGTGCTGCTCTACCGGGTCCGCAGCGACGTGGCCTCCGCCGAGGGCCCGATCGAGGTGGTGGACGGCCATCCGGACACCGAGGGCTGCCATGGCACCTCGGTGCACCCCCGACTGGCCGACGCCCCCCTGGAGAGCGGCGAGAGCTACTTCGACGAGGACACCGGCGTGCGGGTCGAGGTCGGCGACCGCACGGCGACCGGCGGATGGGACATCAAGGTCGCCAGGGAGTGA